The Buchnera aphidicola (Brevicoryne brassicae) DNA window TTGATTGTTAAGAATATCAAGATTAATATTTTCTTTTTTTTCCATAATAACTTTTTTATATACTATTATGTAATCAAAAATACCATTTTTCCCCCACCAAAGAGAATATTGTAACCAAATTAATAAAAGCAAGAAAAACATTTTTAATGTTTTCATATTGTACTCTAAAAAATTAACTATTGTTAAAAAAATAAATTTAATTTCAATTTATTTAATTAATTATGAACAAAAGGGTATAACTTTATTAGAGTATAGTGCTTTAATTAACTTTTTTGAATTTTTTTCTAAAGATTCGGTTCCATCTAAAAGAACATCAGGTGCGTCTGGTATCTCATATATCGATTGAACTCCAGTAAAATTAGATATTTTTCCCATACGAGCTTTTTTATATAAATTTTTAGGATCTCTATTTTCACATACACTAAGTGGAGTGTTGACAAATACTTCTAAAAAATTTTTTTTTCCTAGCATTTTACAAATCATTTTTCTCTGATATTTATATGGAGAAATTACCGAGACTAAAACTATTATACCAGCATCTAACATTAATTTAACAACTTCGCCAAGACGTCTAATATTTTCTTCCCTATCAGCAACACTAAAACTTAAATTAGTACATAAACCAGATCTAATATTATCTCCATCTAATAAGTAGGTCTTGATACCATTTTTAAATAATATTTCCTCTAAAAAATTAGCAATACTTGATTTTCCTGAACCTGATAATCCTGTAAACCATACTGCAACTGATTTATGACCATATTTTCGTTGACGTTTTATACGTGTAATAGAATATTTTTGCCAAATAATATTATTTTGAAAATCATCATTCATATTAATTAGAAACCTTTTTTTTTACTAGTTTAGGTATATTCCAATGTGGAAAATGTTGAGAAATAAAAGCATGAAAACTTGATTCAAAATCATTTTTATTATCAGGTAATATCGTTTCTTTTTTTTCTAAATTATTTTTAATCATTCCAGCACCTACAGTAATATTTGTTATTAGATCAATAAAAATTATATTACCTGTAGTTCGATTATCATTGTAGTCATCAAAAATCACAGGCTCACTGAATGTTACTTTAATTTGACCAATGCTATTTAAAGAAAGAGAATTACTTTTTCTTTTTATTAACGTATTGATGTCTATTTTAAATAAAATTTCTTTTATATAAACCCGCGTTTTTTTACCTGATAATTTGACATTATATGATTGTCCTACTAATAATTCATTATCTGTCATCCAGACAATATCAATAATAGCTTCTTGATTAGGTTTTAAATTAGAATCAACATTGACAAAAAAATCTCCTCGATTAATATCTATTTCATTTTCTAAAACCACTGTAATCGGTTGACCAATTTCTGCATATTTCAAATCTTGATCAAAAGTGACAATACGAGAAATACGAGAAATTATATTATCAGGTAATATTTTAATAAACTGTCCTACACGAAGAACACCAGATACTAACATACCTGAATATCCGCGAAAATCTGAATTAGGACGATTGACATATTGTACTGGAAATCTTATATCTTCGGCATGATGATCAGTTTTGATTTTTATTGTTTCTAAAATTTTTAATAATGTTAAACCATTATACCAGGGCATAAAACTATTCTGAAAAACAATATTTTCACCAACTAAAGCAGAAATAGGAATAAAAAAAATATTTAAATTATTAGAAAGTTTTTTAGAAAACTTTAAAAAATCTTTTTTTATGTTTTCAAAAACATCTTTTTTATAGTTAACTAAATCCATTTTATTAATGGCAACAATTAAATATTTTATTCCAAGTAAAGTGGAAATAAAACTATGTCGATAAGTCTGTTTTGATAATCCTTTTCTAGCATCAACTAATAAAATCGATAAATCACATGTAGAAGCACCTGTAACCATATTACATGTATATTGTTCATGACCAGGAGTATCTGCAATAATAAACTTTCTTTTATCAGTGGAAAAATAACGGTAAGCCACATCGATTGTAATACCCTGTTCACGTTCAGATTGAAGTCCATCTACTACTAATGCAAGATCTATTTTATTCCCTTGAGTACCATGACGTTTGCTATCACGTTTTAAAGAAGACAATTGATCATCATAAATTTGTTTAGTATCATGTAATAAACGACCAATTAATGTGCTTTTTCCATCGTCTACGCTACCACATGTTAAAAATTTTAATAAAGTTTTTTTTTGATGTAAATTCAACCATTTTTTAAAATTATTTTTTATATTAATATTCATTTTTAAAATATACCTTTTTTTAAAAATATCCCTGTCTTTTTTTAAGCTCCATTGAACTTTTTTGATCATGGTCAATAGCTCGACCTGTGCGTTCACTAGTTTTAACTATTAACGTTTCCATGATTACTTCTTCAAGATTTTTTGCTTCTGATTCAATTGCACTAGTTAGAGGCCAACAACCTAAAGTGCGAAATCTAACCATTTTTTCTTTGATAATTTCATTTGGATAAATTTTAATACGTTTGTCATCAATCATTATTAATGCTCCGTCTCTTTCTACAACTGGACGCATAGAGGCAAAATAAAGAGGGACAATTTCTATTTTTTCTAAAAAAATGTATTGCCAAATATCTAATTCAGTCCAATTTGAAAGAGGAAAAACACGAATATTTTCTCCTTTATTAATTTGACCATTATAATTCCACCATAACTCAGGACGCTGTTTTTTTGGATCCCATTGATTAAATGAATCACGAAAAGAATAAATACGTTCTTTAGATCGTGATTTTTCCTCATCTCTTCTAGCCCCTCCAAAAGCAGCATCAAAATTATATTTATTTATAGCTTCTTTTAATCCTTCTGTTTTCATAACATCAGTATACTTGCTACCTCCATGTTTAAAAGGATTTAAATCTATTAGATTAGCCTTTGAATTTGAATGTACTATTAATTCTATTTTAGAGCTATTTACAATATAATCTCTAAATTTATACATTTCTTTAAATTTCCATCCAGTATCTATATGTAATAGAGGAAATGGTAAGTTTCCAGGATAAAAAGATTTTTTTGCAAGATGAAGCATTACTGAAGAATCTTTTCCAATAGAATAAAGCATTACAGGGTTTTCAAATTCTGAAATTACTTCTCGCATTATATAAATACTTTCTGATTCTAATTGACGTAAATGAGTAGTGTTTGCTTTAAACATTACTTTTCCTTAAATAAATTTTACTATAGAAGATTTATTATAAATATCATTAAATATATTTGAAGTATGAAACCATTTTAATTTTTTATGCAAAAGAACAACTTCACCAATAATTAATAGAGATGGAGTTATAGAAAAATTAATCATTTTTTTTATTTCATCTAAACGTCCTATAATAACTTTTTGATTAACAGTTGTTCCTTTTCCAACAATAGCTATAGGTGTTGATTTCAAACGACCATGCATAATAAGTTTTTGAGAAATTTCTACAGCGTGTAAAGTTGCCATGTAAACTACTAAAGTATAAGAAGGATCACATAAAATAGAAAAATTATTTAACAAACCATTTTTGCATTTATGACCTGTGATAAAAATAACTCCTTGTGCATATTTACGATGTGTTAATGGGATTCCAGTATATGCTGCTATACCAATTGCAGAAGTAATACCTGGAATAACTTGAAAATCAATACCTGCATTTTTTGCAGCTTCTATTTCTTCACCACCTCTTCCAAAAATAAAGGGATCCCCACCTTTTAAACGCACTACTTTTTTACCTTGTCGCGCTAAAAATATCAATAATTTAATAATTTTATCTTGAGTAATACTTTTTAAACCTGCACGTTTCCCAACATAAATACGTTTTGCATCACGACGAATCAAATCTAAAATATCTTGAGATACTAAACAATCATATAATACTACAT harbors:
- the cysD gene encoding sulfate adenylyltransferase subunit CysD; amino-acid sequence: MFKANTTHLRQLESESIYIMREVISEFENPVMLYSIGKDSSVMLHLAKKSFYPGNLPFPLLHIDTGWKFKEMYKFRDYIVNSSKIELIVHSNSKANLIDLNPFKHGGSKYTDVMKTEGLKEAINKYNFDAAFGGARRDEEKSRSKERIYSFRDSFNQWDPKKQRPELWWNYNGQINKGENIRVFPLSNWTELDIWQYIFLEKIEIVPLYFASMRPVVERDGALIMIDDKRIKIYPNEIIKEKMVRFRTLGCWPLTSAIESEAKNLEEVIMETLIVKTSERTGRAIDHDQKSSMELKKRQGYF
- the cysC gene encoding adenylyl-sulfate kinase — encoded protein: MNDDFQNNIIWQKYSITRIKRQRKYGHKSVAVWFTGLSGSGKSSIANFLEEILFKNGIKTYLLDGDNIRSGLCTNLSFSVADREENIRRLGEVVKLMLDAGIIVLVSVISPYKYQRKMICKMLGKKNFLEVFVNTPLSVCENRDPKNLYKKARMGKISNFTGVQSIYEIPDAPDVLLDGTESLEKNSKKLIKALYSNKVIPFCS
- a CDS encoding cell division protein FtsB: MKTLKMFFLLLLIWLQYSLWWGKNGIFDYIIVYKKVIMEKKENINLDILNNQIILEINKFNNRIKNN
- the cysN gene encoding sulfate adenylyltransferase subunit CysN codes for the protein MNINIKNNFKKWLNLHQKKTLLKFLTCGSVDDGKSTLIGRLLHDTKQIYDDQLSSLKRDSKRHGTQGNKIDLALVVDGLQSEREQGITIDVAYRYFSTDKRKFIIADTPGHEQYTCNMVTGASTCDLSILLVDARKGLSKQTYRHSFISTLLGIKYLIVAINKMDLVNYKKDVFENIKKDFLKFSKKLSNNLNIFFIPISALVGENIVFQNSFMPWYNGLTLLKILETIKIKTDHHAEDIRFPVQYVNRPNSDFRGYSGMLVSGVLRVGQFIKILPDNIISRISRIVTFDQDLKYAEIGQPITVVLENEIDINRGDFFVNVDSNLKPNQEAIIDIVWMTDNELLVGQSYNVKLSGKKTRVYIKEILFKIDINTLIKRKSNSLSLNSIGQIKVTFSEPVIFDDYNDNRTTGNIIFIDLITNITVGAGMIKNNLEKKETILPDNKNDFESSFHAFISQHFPHWNIPKLVKKKVSN